In Halarcobacter bivalviorum, a genomic segment contains:
- a CDS encoding peptidase U32 family protein gives MNKNNKVELLSPAGNLEKLKIAFAYGADAVYGGVSHFSLRIRSGKEFTFETFKEGIDYAHARGKQVYATINGFPFNSQIDLLKKHIIKMAELEPDAFIVAAPGVVKLCRELAPQIPIHLSTQANVLNYLDAQVFWDMGVRRIIAAREISLKDVQEIKKHLPEMEIEIFVHGSMCFAYSGRCLVSAVQMGRVPNRGSCANDCRFEYTLYAANEDHSTLFRLEEEPGVGTYIFNAKDMNLASHVNEILESGAVDSIKIEGRTKSPYYAAVTAYAYRSAIDDYEAGNFDANKYQEELATTKNRGFTDAYLVHKPFDRNDTQNHEYALSKGSYEVSGLVTEDEEHFLCKYKTYPNEETEIFAPLNSEIAEVDNEIGKIYKKEDGKYYLSFKKILTETNKELESVHSGNTNKIKLPGKLPYLTMLRVKNEEENCCEGSCNN, from the coding sequence ATGAACAAAAATAATAAAGTAGAATTACTTTCTCCTGCTGGTAACTTGGAGAAATTAAAGATTGCTTTTGCCTATGGAGCAGATGCAGTTTATGGTGGAGTAAGCCACTTTAGTTTAAGAATTAGAAGTGGAAAAGAGTTTACCTTTGAAACATTTAAAGAGGGAATAGATTATGCACATGCAAGAGGTAAACAAGTATATGCAACAATAAATGGTTTTCCATTTAATTCACAAATAGATTTATTAAAAAAACATATTATTAAAATGGCTGAATTAGAACCAGATGCATTTATTGTAGCAGCTCCAGGAGTTGTAAAACTTTGTAGAGAGTTAGCTCCTCAAATACCAATTCATTTATCAACACAAGCAAATGTATTAAATTATTTAGATGCACAAGTATTTTGGGATATGGGTGTAAGAAGAATTATTGCTGCAAGAGAAATATCTTTAAAAGATGTTCAAGAGATTAAAAAACATTTACCAGAGATGGAAATAGAGATTTTTGTACATGGTTCTATGTGTTTTGCTTATTCTGGAAGATGTTTAGTATCAGCAGTACAAATGGGAAGAGTACCAAATAGAGGTTCTTGTGCAAATGATTGCAGATTTGAGTATACATTATATGCTGCAAATGAAGATCATAGTACTCTATTTAGACTAGAAGAAGAACCAGGTGTTGGAACATATATTTTTAATGCAAAAGATATGAATTTAGCATCACATGTAAATGAAATTTTAGAATCAGGAGCAGTTGATTCTATTAAGATTGAAGGAAGAACAAAATCTCCATATTATGCAGCAGTTACAGCTTATGCTTATAGATCAGCAATTGATGATTATGAGGCTGGTAACTTTGATGCTAATAAATATCAAGAAGAACTTGCAACAACAAAAAATAGAGGTTTTACAGATGCTTATTTAGTACACAAACCTTTTGATAGAAATGATACACAAAACCATGAATATGCTTTAAGTAAAGGTTCTTATGAAGTAAGTGGTCTTGTTACAGAAGATGAAGAACATTTCCTTTGTAAATATAAAACTTATCCAAATGAAGAGACAGAGATTTTTGCTCCTTTAAACTCAGAAATTGCAGAAGTTGATAATGAAATAGGAAAAATTTATAAAAAAGAGGATGGAAAATATTATCTATCTTTTAAAAAGATTTTAACTGAAACAAATAAAGAGTTAGAGTCAGTACATAGTGGAAATACAAATAAGATAAAACTTCCTGGAAAATTACCATATCTTACTATGCTAAGAGTAAAAAATGAGGAAGAAAATTGTTGTGAAGGTTCTTGCAATAATTAA
- the glyQ gene encoding glycine--tRNA ligase subunit alpha, whose protein sequence is MVTFSEILLKLQEFWAKQGCNIVQPYDVPAGAGTFHPATLLRSLDSTPWSTAYVAPSRRPTDGRYGENPNRLGAYYQFQTLIKPSPDNIQDLYLQSLEYLGLDLSKHDIRFVEDNWESPTLGAWGLGWEVWLDGMEVTQFTYFQQVGGLACDPVAVEITYGTERLAMYLQGVDSVFDIVWNKNDFGTTTYADVHKEGEYEFSKYNFEVANTQMLFRHFEDAFNECKSCLEAGLPLPAYDQCMIASHAFNTLDARKAISVTERQNYILKVRELAQGCAVLYKEQEVQRLEKVGSESAKQALANLKEKNPELFV, encoded by the coding sequence ATGGTAACATTTTCAGAAATTCTATTAAAACTTCAAGAGTTCTGGGCAAAACAAGGATGTAATATTGTACAACCTTATGATGTTCCTGCTGGTGCTGGAACTTTCCACCCTGCAACATTACTTAGAAGTTTAGATTCAACTCCTTGGAGTACAGCTTATGTTGCACCAAGTAGAAGACCAACTGATGGAAGATATGGTGAAAACCCAAATAGATTAGGGGCTTACTATCAGTTCCAAACTTTAATAAAACCTAGTCCAGATAATATTCAAGATTTATATTTACAATCATTAGAGTATTTAGGATTAGACCTTTCAAAACATGATATTAGATTTGTAGAAGATAACTGGGAATCTCCAACTTTAGGAGCATGGGGACTTGGTTGGGAAGTATGGCTTGATGGAATGGAAGTAACACAATTTACATATTTCCAACAAGTTGGAGGTCTAGCTTGTGACCCAGTAGCTGTTGAGATTACTTATGGTACAGAAAGATTAGCAATGTATCTACAAGGTGTTGATTCTGTATTTGATATTGTATGGAATAAAAATGACTTTGGAACTACAACTTATGCAGATGTACATAAAGAAGGAGAGTATGAGTTCTCTAAATATAACTTTGAAGTAGCAAATACACAAATGCTATTTAGACACTTTGAAGATGCTTTTAATGAGTGCAAATCTTGTTTAGAAGCAGGGCTTCCTCTTCCAGCTTATGATCAATGTATGATTGCTTCTCATGCTTTTAATACACTAGATGCAAGAAAAGCTATCTCTGTAACAGAGAGACAAAACTATATACTTAAAGTTAGAGAGTTAGCACAAGGTTGTGCTGTACTTTATAAAGAACAAGAAGTTCAAAGACTAGAAAAAGTAGGAAGTGAGTCTGCTAAACAAGCTTTAGCAAATTTAAAAGAGAAAAACCCAGAATTATTTGTTTAG
- a CDS encoding 5-(carboxyamino)imidazole ribonucleotide mutase: MKFVSVILGNKSDYETMKYSVETFDKFDVKYEIIVSSALKSPKRTEQYVLDAEKKGAVIFITASKVVSHLAGMVSALTTKPVISHQTKDSNADESFSSVCTPAGIPVCNTTLGETGAINAAYFAMQILAITDKELAVKLKEDRIIQSKKIETDSKSIEVIL; this comes from the coding sequence ATGAAGTTTGTATCTGTTATTCTAGGTAATAAATCTGACTATGAAACAATGAAGTATAGTGTTGAAACTTTTGATAAGTTTGATGTAAAATATGAGATTATTGTTTCTTCCGCCCTAAAGTCTCCGAAGAGAACTGAACAGTATGTATTAGATGCAGAAAAAAAAGGAGCAGTTATTTTTATAACAGCCTCTAAAGTTGTTTCTCATTTAGCTGGAATGGTAAGTGCTTTAACTACGAAACCAGTTATTTCTCATCAAACAAAAGATAGTAATGCCGATGAATCTTTTTCTTCAGTGTGTACACCAGCAGGGATTCCTGTATGTAATACAACACTTGGTGAAACTGGGGCAATAAATGCTGCATATTTTGCTATGCAAATTTTAGCAATTACTGATAAAGAGTTAGCTGTAAAATTAAAAGAAGATAGAATTATTCAATCAAAAAAAATTGAGACTGATTCTAAAAGTATTGAAGTAATTTTATAG
- a CDS encoding glutaredoxin family protein: protein MKPVALFVLPKCSHCDSAKAYFKSKKIRYNLIDVTKNKQALKDCQKHGCKGAPVILIGNTWICGFDKQKINKELGIK from the coding sequence ATGAAACCTGTAGCATTATTTGTACTACCAAAATGTAGCCATTGTGATAGTGCTAAGGCTTACTTTAAATCAAAAAAGATTAGATATAATCTTATTGATGTAACAAAAAATAAACAAGCATTAAAAGATTGTCAAAAACATGGATGCAAAGGTGCTCCTGTGATATTAATTGGAAACACATGGATATGTGGTTTTGATAAACAAAAAATAAATAAAGAGTTAGGAATAAAATAG